One genomic window of Cottoperca gobio chromosome 10, fCotGob3.1, whole genome shotgun sequence includes the following:
- the atp5po gene encoding ATP synthase peripheral stalk subunit OSCP, mitochondrial, whose product MRTRLFYSRQLEEKMAALMLGQQARQFSTSVIRPKLVKAPITVYGVEGRYATALFSAASKQNKLDAVEQELGKVSAMIKDPSVSSIVMNPHVKRSIKQKTFQVGLTKAKVSTITVNLINVLSDNGRLPLTAAVIAAYGKMMSAHRGEVLCSVTTAQPMDEANLADLKVALKGFLQKGESIQLETKLDSSILGGLIVSIGDKYVDMSTKTKIQKMSKLIRET is encoded by the exons ATGCGCACTCGTTTGTTCTACTCTagacagctggaggagaaaatgGCAGCACTCATGCTAGGACAGCAG GCCCGCCAGTTCAGCACGTCTGTGATCAGACCAAAACTGGTTAAG gCTCCCATCACAGTCTATGGGGTGGAGGGCCGCTATGCCACGGCTCTGTTCTCAGCTGCCAGTAAGCAGAACAAACTGGACGCCGTGGAGCAGGAGCTGGGGAAAGTGTCT GCCATGATCAAGGACCCCAGTGTTTCCAGTATTGTAATGAATCCTCATGTAAAGCGCAGCATCAAGCAGAAGACTTTCCAAGTTGGTCTTACAAAGGCCAAGGTTTCCACCATCACTGTCAACCTCATCA atgttttgtcTGACAATGGTCGTCTTCCTTTAACTGCTGCTGTTATCGCTGCTTATGGCAAGATGATGAGTGCACACCGTGGAGAGGTCCTCTGCTCCGTCACCACTGCTCAG CCTATGGATGAAGCTAATCTCGCTGATCTGAAAGTAGCTCTCAAGGGCTTTCTTCAGAAGGGTGAATCTATCCAGCTGGAAACAAAG TTGGATTCTTCAATCCTTGGTGGCTTGATCGTCAGTATCGGAGACAAGTATGTGGACATGTCCACCAAAACAAAGATTCAGAAGATGTCCAAGCTCATCAGGGAAACTTAA
- the LOC115014242 gene encoding UPF0461 protein C5orf24 homolog: protein MMHQVTSNNSDYCMSGLAEDCHPASHFDLCSTQSNKFYPSQTTPGLQLSLAGLAPLPQGMHKAMICQMQDSQNDFQAQTVRIRGSEAAGPDGSKKKKGLVKSGRRGRPSGTTKSAGYRTSTGRPLGTTRAAGFKTSPGRPLGTTKAAGYKVSPGRPPGSIKSLARLKKPEFGCDSAKKLDFINCSVPKKLDFTSCDVPPFPYAMMEKRPLCEPSGKVDETIE from the coding sequence ATGATGCATCAAGTGACCAGCAATAACAGTGACTATTGTATGAGTGGACTGGCAGAGGACTGTCATCCAGCCAGCCACTTTGATTTATGTAGCACACAATCCAACAAATTCTACCCCTCTCAGACAACCCCTGGTTTGCAGCTGTCCCTTGCCGGCCTAGCCCCTTTGCCACAGGGCATGCACAAAGCCATGATATGTCAAATGCAAGACTCCCAGAACGACTTCCAGGCTCAGACGGTGAGAATCAGGGgcagtgaggctgcagggcCTGATGGCTCCAAGAAGAAAAAGGGCCTAGTGAAGTCAGGGCGGAGAGGGAGGCCATCAGGGACCACAAAGTCAGCTGGTTACCGTACAAGTACTGGGCGTCCACTTGGGACAACTAGAGCAGCTGGGTTCAAAACCAGTCCAGGGAGGCCCCTTGGTACCACCAAAGCAGCAGGATACAAGGTCAGCCCCGGCAGGCCCCCTGGCAGCATCAAGAGTCTAGCTCGGCTCAAGAAGCCGGAGTTTGGTTGCGACAGCGCCAAGAAACTTGACTTTATCAACTGCAGCGTTCCCAAGAAACTGGACTTCACTAGCTGTGATGTTCCACCTTTTCCATACGCCATGATGGAGAAAAGACCCCTCTGCGAGCCCAGTGGCAAAGTGGATGAGACCATCGAATAG